The Rhinoraja longicauda isolate Sanriku21f chromosome 15, sRhiLon1.1, whole genome shotgun sequence genome includes a region encoding these proteins:
- the rraga gene encoding ras-related GTP-binding protein A isoform X1, whose product MPSTAMKKKVLLMGKSGSGKTSMRSIIFANYIARDTRRLAATIDVEHSHVRFLGNLVLNLWDCGGQDTFMENYFTSQRDNIFRNVEVLIYVFDVESRELEKDMHYYQSCLEAILQNSPDAKIFCLVHKMDLVQEDQRDLIFKEREDDLRRLSRPLECTCFRTSIWDETLYKAWSSIVYQLIPNVQQLETNLRNFAQIIEADEVLLFERATFLVISHYQCKEQRDAHRFEKISNIIKQFKLSCSKLAASFQSMEVRNSNFAAFIDVFTSNTYVMVIMSDPSIPSAATLINIRNARKHFEKLERVDGPKHSLLVR is encoded by the exons ATGCCTAGCACAGCCATGAAGAAAAAG GTGCTGTTGATGGGAAAGAGTGGGTCTGGTAAGACCAGCATGAGATCCATTATTTTTGCAAACTACATAGCCAGGGATACAAGACGACTTGCAGCGACAA TTGATGTGGAACATTCGCATGTGCGATTTCTGGGAAACCTGGTCCTGAATCTATGGGACTGTGGTGG CCAAGATACTTTCATGGAAAACTACTTTACAAGTCAACGGGACAACATATTCCGTAATGTGGAAGTTCTTATTTATGTCTTTGATGTGGAAAGTCGTGAATTGGAGAAAGATATGCACTACTACCAGTCATGTCTGGAAGCAATTCTTCAAAACTCGCCTGATGCCAAAATATTTTGTCTTGTTCACAAGATGGATCTTGTGCAGGAGGATCAGCGTGACTTG ATTTTCAAGGAGCGTGAAGATGACCTGCGGCGCTTGTCCCGTCCTCTAGAGTGCACGTGCTTTCGGACCTCCATCTGGGATGAGACCTTGTACAAA GCATGGTCAAGCATTGTGTACCAGCTGATCCCTAATGTACAACAACTGGAAACCAACCTGAGGAACTTTGCTCAGATTATTGAAGCCGATGAGGTACTACTCTTTGAAAGGGCTACATTCCTA GTGATTTCTCACTATCAATGTAAAGAACAGAGGGATGCACATAGATTTGAAAAAATCAGCAACATTATTAAGCAATTCAAACTAAGCTGCAG TAAACTGGCAGCGTCTTTCCAAAGTATGGAAGTTAGGAACTCTAATTTTGCAGCATTTATTGATGTCTTCACATCCAACACATATGTGATGGTAATCATGTCAGATCCATCCATAC CTTCAGCAGCTACACTCATCAATATTCGTAATGCCCGGAAACACTTTGAGAAGCTGGAGAGAGTTGATGGTCCTAAACACAGCCTTTTGGTTCGTTGA
- the rraga gene encoding ras-related GTP-binding protein A isoform X2 gives MKVLLMGKSGSGKTSMRSIIFANYIARDTRRLAATIDVEHSHVRFLGNLVLNLWDCGGQDTFMENYFTSQRDNIFRNVEVLIYVFDVESRELEKDMHYYQSCLEAILQNSPDAKIFCLVHKMDLVQEDQRDLIFKEREDDLRRLSRPLECTCFRTSIWDETLYKAWSSIVYQLIPNVQQLETNLRNFAQIIEADEVLLFERATFLVISHYQCKEQRDAHRFEKISNIIKQFKLSCSKLAASFQSMEVRNSNFAAFIDVFTSNTYVMVIMSDPSIPSAATLINIRNARKHFEKLERVDGPKHSLLVR, from the exons atgaag GTGCTGTTGATGGGAAAGAGTGGGTCTGGTAAGACCAGCATGAGATCCATTATTTTTGCAAACTACATAGCCAGGGATACAAGACGACTTGCAGCGACAA TTGATGTGGAACATTCGCATGTGCGATTTCTGGGAAACCTGGTCCTGAATCTATGGGACTGTGGTGG CCAAGATACTTTCATGGAAAACTACTTTACAAGTCAACGGGACAACATATTCCGTAATGTGGAAGTTCTTATTTATGTCTTTGATGTGGAAAGTCGTGAATTGGAGAAAGATATGCACTACTACCAGTCATGTCTGGAAGCAATTCTTCAAAACTCGCCTGATGCCAAAATATTTTGTCTTGTTCACAAGATGGATCTTGTGCAGGAGGATCAGCGTGACTTG ATTTTCAAGGAGCGTGAAGATGACCTGCGGCGCTTGTCCCGTCCTCTAGAGTGCACGTGCTTTCGGACCTCCATCTGGGATGAGACCTTGTACAAA GCATGGTCAAGCATTGTGTACCAGCTGATCCCTAATGTACAACAACTGGAAACCAACCTGAGGAACTTTGCTCAGATTATTGAAGCCGATGAGGTACTACTCTTTGAAAGGGCTACATTCCTA GTGATTTCTCACTATCAATGTAAAGAACAGAGGGATGCACATAGATTTGAAAAAATCAGCAACATTATTAAGCAATTCAAACTAAGCTGCAG TAAACTGGCAGCGTCTTTCCAAAGTATGGAAGTTAGGAACTCTAATTTTGCAGCATTTATTGATGTCTTCACATCCAACACATATGTGATGGTAATCATGTCAGATCCATCCATAC CTTCAGCAGCTACACTCATCAATATTCGTAATGCCCGGAAACACTTTGAGAAGCTGGAGAGAGTTGATGGTCCTAAACACAGCCTTTTGGTTCGTTGA